The genomic interval TTTACATTTCGCTGTTTTTGGTCAGGGGAGGGGGAAGAAGGACTTTTCGGTGGGTGTACcagtgtgggtgtgtgtttaCTTGGCTTGTGTGTGTTAagttggttttatttttttgggtttgctGCCGTTTGCTGCTAAATGGTTTTGTTaaagttttctgttttctcagggggcggggcgggggTGGTGCATGAGTTGTGGTTGATAGCTTACCAAAGGACTTGCAAGAATTACTCCGATCCTGCTTAGTACTGCTGGAAGACGCTGCAAAAATGTACACAAAACAATGTTCATACTCAAAACACACTTTAAGTTTGATTTGGTTGTCATTTTGGTTGGGCtaagttttggttttctggttttctgtTTGCTATTGTTTGCTCAGTTCTCACTTAGCTGCTAGTTCTGAGAGTAAGTTAAATTTGGCTGGAGGTTCTAGTTTCGAATAGTTGCGTATCACTAAAATTGGGAACAATGTTCGATTCTTTTTTGTCGTTTACGCTTACGTCTTTCGACTCTCTTGGTTTAAAATGAGGTAATTTTATGATGCATGGGGCTAGAAAGTGGCATTTATTTAAGTGGCACCATCGGCTTTGTTGATTCATGAGCtctttaaaatgattttagtTATTAATCTCGTTAAACATGCCACTTAAATGAATTCCAATAAATAGGATTACAAGTTCGTAAAACACATCAAAAAAATGCTTAACGTGCATTGTTAAACGATTTGATCTTAATTCGAAAGGTGCCTACGTAAAAACATAATGCatattttattggttttattttgttttatcaattttagtttttgttgcttcattttcgttaaaaaacaatgaaaacataaataacataCCTACCTACGGCATGTAAAACACTTGAATTATTTTAGTATTATTCATATAATGGCTGGGTTTTGTTAAGTTATTTTCAAACTAATTGGCGATGAATAAAACGCATTGTTTTCCTTACGAACGATTGTATAATACAACACTTAGAAAATAATTGACACATAACAAAAGATGAATGTTAAAGTTTCTAGCAAAGAGGAAGAATGGTCTTTGGGCATTTCTCGGGGTAAATGCCACTTCATTGGGttaataaaatgcaaacaaattaaacaactGAGCATCGGCacaataaatacacatacatcGACAGTATCTTCATAAAggacaaaaatcaaaattcaaatcagAAGTGTGTGGacaaaaatcaaatgtaaaATCGAGTTATTTCGTTATTCTTAGGGCACACAAAGTTACGTTTACTATAGTTTTAAAAGGTTGTTTTACAAAATGCTAAGTTTCGGGATTAACACAAAGTGAGTTTTTATAGCGAGCATTTTGTAGTTGATAATGTAGATATGGCAATGGTTCTATAACTAAGGACCATTAAATAAGACTGGACAGTACACGGATAGGTGATCAAAGTTGGGTGTACGCAGATATAGAGAAAGGAAGAGATATAGACTGATATATAGCGagacagagagaaagaggGGGACGCAACACAATGGAGGATATCGAATTGTTTTCGTCTgagtttttatatatatattttctgtttgttttcatGACTTGGGCTCAGGTGTTGCTGGCTTGCTAAACAAAGGAAGAACAAATAACTTGAATAACTTATATAGTACGAATGTTGGTAGTTGTGTTCGCTGTGTGTTCTTTTTTATATCGTTtgcttggttttatttatatgtatatatatatatgtatatatacgattttttgttggctttgcaCGCTCATgtaaaattcatatttaattgCTTTCAAAATGCATACGAAATTAGCTTTTTTCTTGGACGGGGCTGCTTGGTGTGAATCGGattaaatgattatttaatttaccTGTGTTACGGGATTCTCGCCAGGCCGATAGACGACGTTGTGCAGGGGTCGCTTTCGCCCCACATAATTGACGCAGACGAATTCCAGCAAGGAGGCGTAAATGAAGCACATACACACGCCGTCCCAAACGTTCATCGCCGTCAAATTAGAAACAACCGGCAGAGTGCTCCGGAAACCGTTCGAGGTAGTGAAGAAATTCAGCATTGTTGTCACGCCTTCGTTCCGGTTGTCAAAGTTGATCCAAGTTGTTTCGAGTTGTTGTTTAAAGTTGGGGATTGTGGATGGTAATTGTAGAGAAAGTTGTATTAGCCGTTTGACACGTAATTAGAAAAgcattgcatactttgggGCTGGGGCAAACGGGTGTCAAGGACGAAaggatgtacatatgtagaaTATATTCTATGTGGTAATTAATTGAGTTGTTTAAGTGGTTTTGTCATATGTACAAAAGGTTTTAACTTTAGGTCCGGTTTACGAAGAGAAAGGGGTTGTTATCATATCAAATTGTGTTCGGTTTATCAGTTTGCATTTATTTGGTGATTTATAACTGTGCAGAAGCTAAAGAAAAGTAATCAAATCTACTTATTCGATAAGGAGCATAAGTTCTAGTATATGCGAAAATGTATTCgtgtaatatttttcttgttgttttatCGAATGTTAGTTTTCATAGTATTGTTCCGGAtgatttgttatttattatttgttttaattgactcatgtttatgtattttttaatttatttatttatgttttactgaaatttattattgtttgttgaataaataaagaaagTAATTATTCTTGTGCCCTAAAACTATTAaaagcttttatatttattcaacCATATAGGAACTTAACTGGTAAATATAATTTAGCACCTACAAAACTATGCTTTAGTAACTTAAACACATTTGTGTAATTGGTAATCCATTAAttcacatttttgattttatagTTTATGATTCagattaataaattaatttatgataattatttcgttttattaaaCCTAAAgtcaaaaacaataaataatatttgactgcgcattaaaagttatttatCAAAATCATGTGTTAAATTACGTAAATCCATTAACTCAGCATTGTGTGCGAATTACTAAGTTCCTTGCTTCATTAATCAATTTTTCACATTGGCATTAGCAGCAGCgtaaatgaaattaatcaGAGGTAATGCTcgcatttaatattaattattcagCTCACAACCGCGCGACATAAAAATGCTATCGACCAATTGCAGCTGGATATGCAACATTATCCATCTTGGTTGCCTAATTAGTTGCGTCAACGATTCTCTAACTAGTTTGGCATGCTGCAAGGAACTCTTGCTGCAACCGCATCGCTGCATCCACGAACCACAtcgattttcaatttgccagcgTTCTGGTATCCGCCCTACTCTTACCAAGAAatcaaacgaaataaaaaaagtacAGAGGGAAATCTCAACGCTGCACTCAACTGCAAATGCTTCGAGGAAAAGCTCGAGCTGCGAGCTGCGAGTGGGTCACAAATGAGGCAAAAAGGATGCTGCCATGCTAAGAAGGAGGAGCTGCTGTAAAATGCATGCTATGTCAGCACTTTGACTAACAAAATGGCATCGCTTGCCTTGGAGCCATTTCGCCGTTTTTtgactatttatttatttagtttcctTTTGTCATTGAAATGTCGTTTGATTGTGTTTGCCCTGTGCAGACAATGGCAGCCAGAAATGGAATTATCCTTCCCCTCCTTCGATTTTCACAATGCCATTTGAGTGCCATGTCGTCGTTTTGTCATCGGAggattcaagtgcattattactggaaaattgtttaagGATCATTTCAGCAACTTAAAAACGTCACAGCAtagatttaaaattaaattcgtTTTTTCAGTTATAAACTTGAGAGTTTGCACACACATGAGTAATTTTAAGTATAACTATAACATTTGTTGATAACTTTATGCGAGGGATGCTAATATTCTCCCAATTCAAATTTGGTAAATTGAACAATGAttttagtatatatattttactgcATTTTAAAGTAAAGTCAAAAACTAAGCTTTTTCAACGCCGTCTGCAAGTTTTTCATCCTTGCCTTAACTTTGTAGTTTTTGCATTTCACGCACAGAGCGCTCTGTTCTATTTGTCTAGCCCATGCTGGCCATATGGCTTATGCATAAATCATCATGTATGATGTGACCACCGCTCcacgtcatcatcatcatgatcCAAGGGATGTGAAGTTTGCCACAAGCCGTGTAAATACCAGGATACGGCCGTGTCCGTGTTTCTGTGTCTCCTGTCCCGATGCAGATGCCAACGACGTAGGATCCGGATGTTTCGGCTGACATTCCCTTTGCTGCTatcattattttcttttcggcTTCCTTTGCCCACATTTGGCTGGGGTTAGAACATAGTAATCGCATTATCCTTGCCTCACTTTGTGTTCAGTTGAGAACTATACCAGCACCGAACTTTGAATGATATTATTATATGCTCTTAAAATCCTAATTACAGCTTAATTCATAAGTTAATATGGCTCTTTTTGAATTTCATATTCtacctatgtacatatataaaatatttggagTTCCCTTCTGTTGATATTTATAGCAaggaaagtaaataaatggTTTCGTTTTGTGATTATACTTAAGTAttaatgtttatattaaaaaagtttttatatttatttactagattcgttaaaaagtgtTTACAAGGTAAAAGGAAGTTTTTCCgaccctataaagtatatatatataaattccGAACAGGATCAATAATCgtgtcgatctggccatgtctgtctgtccgttcgtctgtccgtccgtcaaaatgtccgtatgaacgtcgagttCTCaggcccacaaaccgccttCAAAAACTGCGACGCTCACAATTTTCAAAACAGTTTTAAGaattttaccattttattattcattttgccaatttctattgatatgccaaaaagattccttttattgttttatttgtttgcaattttttttataatatatattatttgaaatattggatttttttctatttgaaTGTGTGTGTTGCAATCTAATGGAACATGAATTGTTGATTCTTGTTTAAGCATGATGTATGTATGCTTCAGATGATTTTCGTATATGGTTTCACCAAAGcttcttaaagaaaaaaagcttaaaaatgCCTAGTTTAAGTTAAGAAGTCATGCAATGCACAAGGACTCAACGGAGTTGGGCGATCACCAAATACGAGTGCAGGAAgtagaaaaatacaaaataagaaaatgaaCATTGGTAAAATCAGTCCAAGTAATGGATCGAAATGAAAAAGGAATCCATTTCAATGGAGCGGCTAGCTAGACTTAAacttttaatgattttatgAGTTAAATGTTCCTAAGCTGTTCTAAGCTAAATCACTTCTATATTATCATTAAGCTTTGGCCAATTGTCTCGTGGTTGCGTTTAAATTTGGACTAAAACTCACTGGACTGCTACAATTCGTTAACGACTAAAATGTGATTTGGACTGTTTTTTCATTGGTTTGGAAGACTTCGATTTTTGTTAggttttctgtttgctttattgAGAACTTGGAACTTCTTTCgaaagttttcaatttgattttgttttttttttacgtaCCGATCATAACACGGGCTGGGACTGCATTCCATTCCAGCCAAAATGTGATAAACGACGAGGTGACCAATATAATGCCAGGTATGAAAACGGTTGTAAAATAATACGCACGATCACGGGTAAATGTCAACTCGACCTGTAGGCAACTGTAATTACCTTAAGAAACAAGGCCGGAATTATGCATTATGCAAATTCGGCCAAAGGTtaacacacgcatacacacagagacagacagagagagatagagagataTATAGATAGAGAGGCCTATTTGTTAGAACTAGTTTCCACAGAGGACCTTACACTGTACTTTTCCCGATTTTTTGGCTTACTTTGGCTAAGCTATACTCATACTTTCAGAAGGAAACAAATACGTAAAGCTGTAAGTGATGGTAAGGTGAACTAAACTTGTGGTTCGGTAATTTGGGTAATGCTTTCCAGATTTTTGGGTGGGATGGCTCTCATTCAACGAACAGAACCCATGCAGCAAACCTTAAAGTCTAGGATCTTTTTGGTGTGGGCATACTTTGAGTGGGCACTGtatttcatataaattacTACTACGTTGGCCgcattgaaatgaaatggaaaagtgACAATTAGAAATcataaaatgtacaaattaCTTTACAGAAGGGCAATCGAAAAAGGCAAATGCTACGAAAGGCggaaagaaaatcaaatcaattgaTTTTTGGTTCGGTTAATTTCTTAAAAGTACGTATTTTTATTAAGAgtatttggttttgtttggtgTGAGAGATATAGAGAGCGAGGgcaaaaattgtttatggtttttggttatgggtttttggttttgtttaaaTTGGTTGGttggtatttttggtattgTTACCTATCATCGATCTAGCTGGCACGGCATTCCATTCTAGCCAGAAAGTTATAAAGGACGACGTCACCAATATAATGCCGGGTATAAAAACGGTGGTGAAATAGAATGCACGATCTCTGGTAAAGATTAAATCGACCCTAAGACAGCTGTAGTTCCCTAGGGgcattatttttgcatttcgggtattttttgttggttgATTTGTAGCGTTTTTTATAAGAGAGTAGGTGTGGGAAGGTAGACAAAGAGTAGACCATTAGATAGGCAttggatttatttttgtagATTCGTTGCTAAAATGGATAAGCTGCAAAGCAAGTCTAGCCGAGATCTGAGACTACGTAagtaaataagaaaaataattaatattttaaagccaagccaaagaaTGGAGTACTAAACTGAGAAGGTCCGTTTTGTAAGAAAACCctaaaataattgtattgaATACGCCTTCTAGTATGTTGTACCATTTTACCATCAAAAACACAACGGTTACTAAATTGCAAAACATTTCCCGgttgtaattttttttggctaatACAAAGTATAAGCAAATGAAGTGATTGGCATTCGATTACTGGCAATTCAGATCCCAATGACTTACCTCTCCAGCTGTTCTGATCGCAGGCCGTCGTTTGATTCTTGATTAAGTACGCGTTCAATGTGGTCAGCGATGGACTCTTTCGCAGGGTGTCCTCGTCGTTTTTCCAGACGTACTTTATTTGGGCCTCCTCGTAGGAAACTGCATAAGGATAAACGAGAAATTCAGCTTTAAGAATCACTGGCTCGCACAATTAGATTACATTCTCAGCCCCGAGTAAGCCCATCACAAtatcattaattaattagatTAATCTAAATAAGCGGGCACACACAAATGCATATTGTCTGAGccatttgtttttggggctcGAGGAAGACCAGACCCAGCAAATTAAATCATATTTGACAAACAAGCCGTGACAAGCGGGCAAAAGGCGAAATGCGAAAGGCGAAAGGCACAACACTTCGATGGATGTTTCCCCACTCATAGATGACAATCTCGGCAGGAAccgacatcatcatcatcttcctCTCAAAGTAATTTACGATGTTGCTCACGTTCTTGGCCGATGTTTCCAAGCGGGTTGGGAACCGGAAACAACTTTCGCAAAACAATGTAAAGACAAAAAGCCCACAACAAGGCTgactggtgtgtgtgtgtgtgtgtgtgtgtgtggcaggcAGTCAGCCTTGTTAGTCACTTTGTCAGCTTTTGTCGTTTAGCCCCctatgccacgccccctttgcTCCGCCCACCTCCTTCATTGTTGcatgaacacacacacactcacacacagagCCAAACAAATAGGCAAATGCAGATGGTGGCGAAGATTTCCCCTGAGTGGCAGTCAACACGCTCGCCTGCCCATCTTTTTATCATCAGGACATCAACATCTTGAGGTTGCCTCTCAACACTTTGGATTTTCAcattatttatacattaaTCCCACTTCAGATgtattgtttaaaaaatacttaacGCTCAACACTTGCTCTTGACAACTTTCAATGTGcaatacaatatatttttatcatcatcattttaacataattttgttgatatttattttaaattgctGTTTAATTATAACAAAATGTAACTTACTGCTCTCCATGGAGAAGGAACACTTGGGGTCATCGAATGGAAATATATGAAGACTTCCCTGGCAGGATAATATCAGGTGACGTCTACaaggaaatcgaaaaattggtttatataaatatacaaataaatcaatttgcataaaagtATCATATTTTCTGTTAATATTCAGGAAACTAATTGTATGGATATCCAAAGCCTTTGTTGCCTTTATGTTGCTTTTGGGCACACAAACAAGTGTAAGTTGAATTGAATCCTAAGCAAAAGTATTTACCttgaataattaatatatattacatcCTCGAattatttgtgcattttttttttgcaatgcTCATCGAccgtaaaatattttttgaccTTATAATTCTTTGCATTTTAGCTTCGAGCAATTTCATGCTTGTCTTTGCCACTTAATATCACGCTTTGTTCGGCAACATCAATTCATAATTTTCCACCCCGTGTCGCTGTCGCTTTTCCAACAAGTTTTTCCGACGTTTCTCCTTGTCGGCTATGCAAACAGCAAAAGGGAAATGCTGGACCAGAAAATGCTGGGAAAAGTAaatggcaactgcaacttattttaattgctgGACGACACTTTTGCAGTCAATTGGAAAAGTTCtgttgaattaaaaatgtagaCAAGTTGGAGAAATGAGGGGATGTGAGCGAGAAAAGGGGAAGAGTAAGACAAACAAGACCATCCAACAAATGTTGGTCATATTGTGAAAAGTTCCTCGCTTTTTTTCCCCCCATACGAGTCTGAAATTTCCTGCTGGCCAGGAATTGGGATATATGTACTTTGTACctgggcaaatatttacataccTACTTTCACTTTACATTTTACTCATATTCACCTATTTTCCTGCCTTCTACATTTCTTGTGCTCTTTTTCATTACGGCCTCGTATGTTTGGCGGGCTAGCTTACATATTTGGTGGGCCCTTTCCCCAAAATTTTCCGCTAGCCAgcgagaaaaaaagaagaaaaaaaggtggaaaattgagcaaaagaaactaaaaaagCACAgagaataaaaaaatattgccGCTTCGCCTGTCATCTTGCTATCCCTAATGAATATGAACTTTGAgcgaaaatttgcattttctggCGCCATTAAAGCCGCTTAGCCCGGCCTCGTCTCCGgattttgtataaaaaattcaTTCATATTCAAATCGGGCTACAGAGCACCAGACACACACCTCATTGCGTACGTAATGGTCCCGTTCCGAAATATTCTTAAAGCGAAATGCATTGGTATGATGGGATCCTTGAAATCGCCATGCATAATGAAATACGTATCCGGCGTCCAGATGCTATCATGATGATGCAGAGCATTTAAGAAGTCATAATGAGACTTATTGCCATATTGCAGTCGCGGATCGTTCCATTGCTGGTTCAGCAGAAATTCAACCTCGTATTTCTGCAAGCAACCAATTCAATAtagataaaaaatatatattatatgatttttatttatccGCAGGACTCACCAAACTGCTTTCATCGGGCGATGCTAAGCTCAGGAGCAGCACGTTCACGTTCACCGTCAGAGTGCCTATTAAAAAAGGATTTCAATACACTCGGTAGTGGTCTACTTAACATATATTTCATTGAAGTGCCAAGTGCCAGAAGAAGAACAAAATGAACTACCCGGGGAAGCGATAAAAGCAAAATGTCTACTGAATTACTGAATTGGTTTATGGAAATGCAAAACTTAATCATCACTTAACAAATCTATAAAAAGCTAAAGATTCAGTGCTCCTCTTAGTTTCGTTAAAGAAACTACAACTCTTCGTAATAAATAGCTTGTTTAGAACTTGAgaaaaaatagggaaaattATACTTGAAAATCAGAAAGGTCGTCGCAATGAAAGTAAGAAGTACAGATACAAGGTGCATCTACATAATATAAAATTCCGCGAGAGTAAACCAACCGCGATTGTGTGGTCTCCGTGCATTTTGATTAGTTGCCATATCGGGCGATTGCAAACCACAGCAAAAGTCTTCATCTgcaaaaatgaattaaattagatTGAATCACTTTGAGTACAAATGTTTAACTTCAATCTCATCACTTTTTCCGATCCCTATTATCCTCTTGCATTGTTGTCTTATACTTTCCATTAgtagcaaaaatgcaattttctaaCAACTCTAACAGCAGAATGTAATGTTATGATTTTCCAAAGCATAAGCATGTCGAAGAAAACGTAATTGCATTGCATACTTTCTTTGGCTCAAGATAGTGGCCACCCAAACCCCAAAGTGTCCACATCTTTTGTGCATCCCATCCATGGCAGTGCAGCCATTaactttaattgattttatagTGTCCATACGTCGTGGCCTGGCTCCTCCAATTGTTGTCTGCTGGATGTCATTTGGCAAACAGCGGAAAAGACAACCCGAGATACCCGTTTTCCCTCCTCTTACGAAAGCAACTCTTAATAGCACAAACACTATGTGTAGTTTTTCCCCAGTCCCCACTTAGtaaaattggaaattgaatCGCAACAATGTGAAAATGGCGGATAATTTCTGAAACGTCTTACCATTTACAGGCGGCAGTAATCGTTTATCGTAGCGCTTCTTCTCGAGCAGTAAATCTAATATTTCCTTATCCGAACTGGACTCATCAAATCTGTAGAACACGagaaaatcatttgaaaactTGTAGACATATTTGCGATCAATGTAAATTTGTGTTAGTAATTGACAAAATAAGTAAGTTGTTATTTTCCCAAGGAATCTTTTATGTACAACAGTTTTGTGTGCTGTTTTAAGTAGATGGGAAGATTTCAGCCGAACAACtaaaagataaaataaaaaaaactcatAAGTAGGTAAGCGGTTAAAAGAATAATCTTGTTTTTCTCAATTCTTTAATGAGAATCTAAGAACTCCTTTAAGTTTTAGAAATCCTAAAATTATCGTTTAAGTCTGAGAGAGTAAAATAGTTGACTTGCTATGAAGTAGTTGGCtaagcattttattttatgcaacTCATAAACTTTATTTCAAATTGCATGCATAACATCAGCAGAACGAAGCTGAGAAAAACCAATTACCTCAACTGGAAATCAAATAAACTCAAAGTGTATAGTGTGTGCAGAAAACGAAACTTAATAATTCCAGAAAAAGAGGTAACCAAAAACTCgagttttctctttttccgTATAATTCTCAGCTTTcggtatttctttttttttttttagagatgGAAGGAGGTGTGCATTAACTTACTTCGACCAATCGATGCCATGACTGAAAGAAtttcaaaaaggaaaaaataaatagaaaaattttTGTACGTGTTGTGAAAAGGATTGCCAGGCGATACAGAATGAAAGATATATGGAGAGACAGATGGGTAGTTAGGAAAATAGAGGCTGTGTGGCTGGTTGAAGGTAACAAAATCAAATGGTAGTATTCCTAAATGAATTGGGTTGTTCTAATGAATGTGCCGAGTTCGCCCCGATTCTAACGTTAAGATTCTAGGATTTCTGCTAGTGATTAAACATTGCtgaaaagttttcatttctGACTATTTCTATGGCCTGTTTTTGATATAGAAGTATGATCTGCTCCGTTCCGAAGGATATAGTATTTGGAATAGTCTTAAGACAGATTGCTTTCAAACTGATAGACTTCTTTGAGTAGAATGAAACGGACGGACAAAAAGAAAGAccagaatatatataatttatatgttcGCAACTATCTCCTTCACTGCGATTCACTTGAttggttatttttttaagtatgAATACTGCAAAGGATAAGGGTACATAAGCATCGGCTAGCCGAAGCTATCTCTCTTCCATGATTCTATTTTGGCTGAGGGAAATCAAGGCGAACTTTTGGTTTGCGTGACGTTGTATTGATTCTATCCGATGAATCCTGCACTCACATGGGATGCTTGTCGAGGGCACCCGTCTCCGACTGCGTGGCAGCTGCCGTGGACGCGGTGGTCAGATAGCAGAGCATCAGGAGGACGCTGGAGGCTGCGTAGAAGCTGATCGACTGGCTGTAGTGCTTGTAGTGCTGGCCGAGATACTGGAAGGCTGCCGCCGAGGTGGCCGCTGCCGTGGCGCCGACGTTCGCAATGATGGCCGCTGTCATTGTGGCGGGCAGTTGGGTCTCGGCATAGGGATGTGCTTGCCACGCCCGGTACGCTTGGGGCTGGCGATCCTGGACAGGACTAAGCTCCTCGTGCTTCTGCAGCGTTTTCGCTAGGGCGGCGAGGGCGTGAGAATGCAGGGATATTGCCGAAATTTTGGAGATGCTCGCAGGATCCGCTGCAGGATCTGGCTGGCGCCTCCGCCGGCGGGCATTGTGTTGCTGCCAATGGTGCCCATCCTCATGCCGCTCGGCGATTTGAATCGTTGTTGCCGCAATATCGATTCCGATTCTGCCCGCCGCCGTCGCCGCTGTATCGACAATGGATCCTTGCCGCGCCAACGCGTCCTCGCCTTCGTCCTTGTGCGTTTCAGCCACTTGACTACTGTGCTTGTTGTTCTCCTGACGTGCCTGCCGTATCGTTAAAAGCACTTGAGCCGCCGCTTTTATATGTTCGGGCCCGGTTGCTGCTTTTCTCTGGGCCTCAGCCTCCgattcagtttctgtttctacTCCTGCTTCTATTGCTACTGCTACTTCGGTTTGCGTTTTATGGTTTTGTTGATGGTTATCCTTGATTCTGATGTCCTCAGCTGGCTTGTCGTTGTTTCCTCTGACAGAGACCTTGCCTTTGGTCCCCGCTGCTgctttttccgcttttccacgGCATTGGTTGCGCCTCAGTTGCCTGCTTCTCGGTTTTTGGGGCTGCTCTTTGGCCGCTTCAAAGACGCAGCCCATGTTACGACAACTGCAAGGAATGGTTTGCCAAACAAAAgggtattatttttatgacatGTCAATCACTTTCTGATTTTATATCCTTTCATTTAAGAAATACAGTTAACGAAACTAGTCTTAATACGTTCCCCGTCTCTTATtataaagattataaaaataatacggCCACTTGTTGCCAGTCCTTAAGTTAAGGAAAATTCTTGcataacttttttaatttaataatttaatgtcAGCTGAATCACACTTTCggaatatattaaaaattaattattgaaAGATATTTTACAaagatttacaaaaaaaattaaaacaaaattaaatttggaatatataaaaaaatggcTATGTATAGTACTAAAATACTATAAgaaatccaattaaatttaCTATACTTTTCGAAAATTCGTACAATAAAACAACGC from Drosophila yakuba strain Tai18E2 chromosome 3L, Prin_Dyak_Tai18E2_2.1, whole genome shotgun sequence carries:
- the LOC6534555 gene encoding uncharacterized protein LOC6534555 isoform X12; translated protein: MGCVFEAAKEQPQKPRSRQLRRNQCRGKAEKAAAGTKGKVSVRGNNDKPAEDIRIKDNHQQNHKTQTEVAVAIEAGVETETESEAEAQRKAATGPEHIKAAAQVLLTIRQARQENNKHSSQVAETHKDEGEDALARQGSIVDTAATAAGRIGIDIAATTIQIAERHEDGHHWQQHNARRRRRQPDPAADPASISKISAISLHSHALAALAKTLQKHEELSPVQDRQPQAYRAWQAHPYAETQLPATMTAAIIANVGATAAATSAAAFQYLGQHYKHYSQSISFYAASSVLLMLCYLTTASTAAATQSETGALDKHPIHGIDWSKFDESSSDKEILDLLLEKKRYDKRLLPPVNDEDFCCGLQSPDMATNQNARRPHNRGTLTVNVNVLLLSLASPDESSLKYEVEFLLNQQWNDPRLQYGNKSHYDFLNALHHHDSIWTPDTYFIMHGDFKDPIIPMHFALRIFRNGTITYAMRRHLILSCQGSLHIFPFDDPKCSFSMESISYEEAQIKYVWKNDEDTLRKSPSLTTLNAYLIKNQTTACDQNSWRGNYSCLRVDLIFTRDRAFYFTTVFIPGIILVTSSFITFWLEWNAVPARSMIGVTTMLNFFTTSNGFRSTLPVVSNLTAMNVWDGVCMCFIYASLLEFVCVNYVGRKRPLHNVVYRPGENPVTQVIIEREFHAAFVLRKGKRRCHAGYVDDGRCHAHVQWHPGRLLLGGDAWNPKDHRSGRVLRRRYALAGGPWRNHWSCCPEFEGTFNKTEGGQKSIHFHIASSQWTTH
- the LOC6534555 gene encoding glutamate-gated chloride channel isoform X15 encodes the protein MGCVFEAAKEQPQKPRSRQLRRNQCRGKAEKAAAGTKGKVSVRGNNDKPAEDIRIKDNHQQNHKTQTEVAVAIEAGVETETESEAEAQRKAATGPEHIKAAAQVLLTIRQARQENNKHSSQVAETHKDEGEDALARQGSIVDTAATAAGRIGIDIAATTIQIAERHEDGHHWQQHNARRRRRQPDPAADPASISKISAISLHSHALAALAKTLQKHEELSPVQDRQPQAYRAWQAHPYAETQLPATMTAAIIANVGATAAATSAAAFQYLGQHYKHYSQSISFYAASSVLLMLCYLTTASTAAATQSETGALDKHPIHGIDWSKFDESSSDKEILDLLLEKKRYDKRLLPPVNDEDFCCGLQSPDMATNQNARRPHNRGTLTVNVNVLLLSLASPDESSLKYEVEFLLNQQWNDPRLQYGNKSHYDFLNALHHHDSIWTPDTYFIMHGDFKDPIIPMHFALRIFRNGTITYAMRRHLILSCQGSLHIFPFDDPKCSFSMESISYEEAQIKYVWKNDEDTLRKSPSLTTLNAYLIKNQTTACDQNSWRGNYSCLRVDLIFTRDRAFYFTTVFIPGIILVTSSFITFWLEWNAVPARSMIGVTTMLNFFTTSNGFRSTLPVVSNLTAMNVWDGVCMCFIYASLLEFVCVNYVGRKRPLHNVVYRPGENPVTQPFFKFTAVYQGEKRQNAGAPNEIVACTTCGGSNSPCTHSANNGCATETCFVQVRKKEPPHPIRVAKTIDVIARITFPTAYAIFLIFFFVHYKGFS
- the LOC6534555 gene encoding glutamate-gated chloride channel isoform X21, which produces MGCVFEAAKEQPQKPRSRQLRRNQCRGKAEKAAAGTKGKVSVRGNNDKPAEDIRIKDNHQQNHKTQTEVAVAIEAGVETETESEAEAQRKAATGPEHIKAAAQVLLTIRQARQENNKHSSQVAETHKDEGEDALARQGSIVDTAATAAGRIGIDIAATTIQIAERHEDGHHWQQHNARRRRRQPDPAADPASISKISAISLHSHALAALAKTLQKHEELSPVQDRQPQAYRAWQAHPYAETQLPATMTAAIIANVGATAAATSAAAFQYLGQHYKHYSQSISFYAASSVLLMLCYLTTASTAAATQSETGALDKHPIHGIDWSKFDESSSDKEILDLLLEKKRYDKRLLPPVNGTLTVNVNVLLLSLASPDESSLKYEVEFLLNQQWNDPRLQYGNKSHYDFLNALHHHDSIWTPDTYFIMHGDFKDPIIPMHFALRIFRNGTITYAMRRHLILSCQGSLHIFPFDDPKCSFSMESISYEEAQIKYVWKNDEDTLRKSPSLTTLNAYLIKNQTTACDQNSWRGNYSCLRVDLIFTRDRAFYFTTVFIPGIILVTSSFITFWLEWNAVPARSMIGVTTMLNFFTTSNGFRSTLPVVSNLTAMNVWDGVCMCFIYASLLEFVCVNYVGRKRPLHNVVYRPGENPVTQGEKRQNAGAPNEIVACTTCGGSNSPCTHSANNGCATETCFVQVRKKEPPHPIRVAKTIDVIARITFPTAYAIFLIFFFVHYKGFS